In Pleurocapsa sp. PCC 7319, the following are encoded in one genomic region:
- a CDS encoding FHA domain-containing protein — MTKDERASWATLSWKTTSVDNAKAQKYTLSTTKKTIIGRSPECQISLDPHEYITVSRRHAEIKLLDANWQINDLGTTNGTLVNDRPIKNPQQLESGDRITLGSKGPEFTFECLTLNTTVVVKPMKMEVASPPPVKPEASPKLENKPVPTADVVAEAKKTIPASREAQPAAELSQPPIVQPIPEPAPKPEITPVAELIPEPAARQEVETKQKSSLEPKEETRPKAAVNTNISKAKATPPVIENTQSPAPANVQPVNSGKTLWSLVSISQLCQMSGHSESVLSLAFSPDGQILASTAKDKTIKLWSVAEGTEIATLTGHKLAPNAVVFSLDGQTLASGGADKTIKLWNVASQSETASFVAHKLAINALAFSPDGQILASGGADKTIKLWNVTSQSETASFAAHKLAINALAFSPDGQILASGSRDKTIKLWNVASKEETATMVGHKQGISAIGFSPDGQTIASAGADQTIKLWNKEAQSEIVAIATPSWQTGAIAISADGQTFAGSNEQGAIELWQI; from the coding sequence ATGACCAAAGACGAACGAGCAAGCTGGGCTACTCTTAGTTGGAAGACCACCTCAGTCGATAATGCGAAAGCCCAAAAATATACCTTATCAACGACAAAAAAGACAATTATTGGTCGCTCTCCTGAATGCCAGATTTCTCTAGATCCGCACGAATATATTACCGTGTCTCGTCGTCACGCTGAGATCAAGCTGTTGGATGCTAACTGGCAAATAAACGATTTGGGCACTACTAACGGTACTTTGGTTAACGATCGCCCTATTAAAAATCCTCAACAATTAGAATCAGGCGATCGCATTACTTTAGGCTCAAAAGGTCCTGAATTTACTTTTGAATGCCTGACTCTTAATACCACGGTAGTGGTAAAGCCAATGAAAATGGAAGTAGCTTCCCCTCCACCAGTCAAACCAGAGGCTTCACCAAAATTAGAAAACAAACCTGTTCCTACTGCCGATGTCGTAGCTGAAGCGAAAAAAACTATTCCCGCATCAAGAGAGGCTCAACCAGCAGCCGAATTATCTCAACCACCCATAGTCCAACCCATCCCTGAACCAGCTCCGAAACCAGAAATTACACCAGTAGCAGAACTCATACCCGAACCAGCCGCCAGACAAGAAGTAGAAACTAAGCAAAAATCTAGCCTCGAACCAAAAGAAGAGACTCGCCCCAAAGCTGCGGTCAATACAAACATATCTAAAGCAAAAGCTACACCACCAGTCATCGAAAACACTCAAAGTCCTGCACCTGCTAATGTGCAACCCGTTAATTCTGGTAAAACATTGTGGAGTTTAGTATCGATAAGCCAACTATGTCAGATGTCAGGACACTCTGAGTCAGTATTATCACTAGCATTTAGCCCCGACGGACAAATACTCGCCAGTACTGCCAAGGATAAAACAATTAAGCTCTGGAGTGTTGCCGAAGGAACAGAAATTGCTACCCTAACTGGACATAAATTAGCCCCAAATGCCGTAGTGTTTAGTCTTGATGGTCAAACTCTCGCCAGTGGGGGGGCAGATAAGACAATTAAGCTGTGGAATGTTGCCAGTCAGTCAGAAACAGCTTCTTTTGTCGCACACAAACTAGCTATTAATGCTCTAGCATTTAGTCCCGACGGACAAATACTCGCCAGTGGGGGAGCAGATAAAACAATTAAGCTGTGGAATGTTACTAGTCAGTCAGAAACAGCTTCTTTTGCAGCACACAAACTAGCCATTAATGCCTTAGCATTTAGTCCCGACGGGCAAATACTAGCTAGTGGCAGTAGAGATAAAACAATTAAGCTGTGGAATGTTGCTAGTAAAGAAGAGACAGCAACAATGGTCGGACATAAACAAGGAATTAGTGCCATTGGTTTTAGTCCCGATGGACAGACAATTGCCAGTGCTGGGGCAGACCAAACTATCAAGCTCTGGAACAAAGAAGCTCAGTCAGAAATAGTAGCGATCGCCACTCCCAGCTGGCAAACTGGTGCGATCGCAATTTCTGCTGATGGTCAAACTTTTGCAGGTAGCAACGAACAAGGCGCAATTGAATT